One Pyrus communis chromosome 4, drPyrComm1.1, whole genome shotgun sequence genomic region harbors:
- the LOC137730872 gene encoding probable protein S-acyltransferase 22, giving the protein MRKHGWQLPYHPLQVVAVAVFLALAFAFYVFFAPFVGRKIFQYIVMGLYTPLITCVFGLYIWCAAADPADPRVFRSKKYLNIPADEKHTRTKDSKLCGESTSSMNDANAAGGKPLDKDVLGKDGTSKMSSSDDGKSPSEHTSCFLLACSPCAYVCNCSGSSEESLQQSEDGMFYCSLCEVEVYKYSKHCRVCDKCVDQFDHHCRWLNNCIGKRNYRQFFTLMVTSLLLLILQWSTGIFVLICCIIERKQFSVDISSKLGSSFTLVPFIIVVAVCSLLAMVATLPLVQLFFFHILLIKKGISTYDYIIALREQEQEQQGVGGQQSAQMSPASSLTGLSSASSFNTFHRGAWCTPPRLFLEDQFDVVPPETGSVSSYGKKMVGEGPVKKKNAPVKISPWTLARLNTEEVSKAAAEARKKSKILQPVRRDAPFVLERDSSFGSGGRRMVPRPDNNRRRATKRVRLPADLPMEGITKGSAKAVDKGFTETSTSLAPLQLEARSAFQTSRAMSSSTGIVASSPESSLDSPDIHPFRVSSSGAEEARRLTGLPGAIAAGQREIPLSRSTSDGYEGYEASGGEDSDRVPTRIVQRSTNWSNLLFGSDQDERVVKLNASSSSGPANTRKL; this is encoded by the exons ATGAGGAAGCATGGATGGCAACTTCCTTACCATCCTCTCCAG GTGGTGGCTGTTGCTGTATTTCTGGCGCTGGCCTTTGCTTTCTATGTGTTCTTTGCACCTTTTGTTGGAAGgaagatttttcagtatattgTGATGGGACTCTACACTCCTCTT ATTACATGTGTCTTCGGCCTATATATATGGTGCGCAGCTGCTGATCCGGCAGATCCACGAGTTTTTAGGTCTAAAAAATATCTTAACATTCCAGCCGATGAAAAACATACAAGAACAAAAGATTCTAAACTATGTGGGGAATCAACATCATCAATGAATGATGCTAATGCAGCTGGAGGAAAACCTTTGGATAAGGATGTTCTGGGCAAAGATGGGACGTCTAAAATGTCCAGCAGTGACGATGGAAAGAGTCCATCAGAACATACATCTTGCTTTCTACTAGCTTGCTCTCCATGTGCTTATGTGTGCAATTGCTCCGGTTCAAGTGAGGAATCTCTGCAACAAAGTGAAGACGGCATGTTCTATTGCAGTTTATGTGAAGTTGAG GTTTACAAGTACAGCAAGCACTGCAGAGTTTGTGACAAATGCGTAGACCAGTTTGATCATCACTGCAGG TGGCTTAACAACTGTATTGGCAAAAGGAATTACCGACAATTTTTCACCCTTATGGTTACTTCTCTCCTCTTG CTTATTTTACAATGGTCAACTGGAATCTTCGTGCTTATCTGCTGTATTATTGAGAGGAAGCAGTTCTCTGTGGATATTTCATCCAAGTTGGGAAGCAGTTTCACTTTGGTGCCTTTCATCATTGTGGTG GCAGTGTGCAGCCTTTTGGCTATGGTTGCAACCCTTCCACTTGTAcagcttttcttttttcatatcCTCCTTATAAAGAAG GGAATCAGCACATATGATTACATCATCGCTTTGAGGGAGCAGGAGCAAGAGCAACAAGGAGTTGGAGGTCAGCAGAGTGCTCAAATGTCTCCTGCTAGCTCACTTACTGGATTAAGTAGTGCAAGCTCCTTTAATACTTTCCACCGTGGCGCATGGTGTACACCGCCACGACTTTTCCTTGAAGATCAG TTTGATGTTGTGCCCCCAGAGACCGGATCTGTCAGTTCATATGGAAAAAAGATGGTGGGAGAGGGACCAGTTAAGAAGAAGAATGCACCAGTAAAGATAAGTCCGTGGACTCTGGCAAGATTAAACACCGAAGAGGTATCAAAAGCTGCAGCAGAGGCAAGAAAGAAGTCCAAGATCCTGCAGCCTGTGAGACGGGATGCTCCTTTTGTACTAGAAAGAGACAGCAGCTTTGGCAGTGGTGGGCGCAGAATGGTTCCACGCCCTGACAATAATAGAAGGCGGGCTACTAAGCGGGTGCGACTCCCAGCTGACCTTCCAATGGAGGGTATAACGAAGGGTTCAGCTAAAGCTGTTGACAAGGGCTTTACTGAGACATCGACTAGTTTGGCCCCCCTTCAGCttgaagctcggagtgctttcCAAACAAGCCGAGCTATGTCAAGCTCCACAGGGATTGTTGCTTCTTCTCCAGAGAGCAGTTTAGACTCACCTGACATCCATCCATTCCGGGTGTCATCATCAGGAGCCGAAGAGGCAAGGCGACTTACAGGTCTGCCTGGCGCTATTGCAGCTGGTCAGAGGGAAATACCACTATCAAGGTCAACCAGTGATGGTTACGAGGGGTATGAAGCATCGGGTGGAGAAGACAGCGACAGGGTTCCTACTAGAATCGTCCAAAGGTCAACCAACTGGAGTAACCTTCTCTTTGGCTCCGATCAGGATGAACGGGTTGTCAAACTGAACGCCTCCTCATCCTCCGGCCCCGCTAACACAAGAAAGCTCTGA
- the LOC137731332 gene encoding uncharacterized protein: MASQVLSTSLSLINAHSARFVDLSAIFLLPLAFFLSTIAYPAFLDFYPNPFSVSLTIPTIPDMTVLTFITFLLFLISSLCAVGSVTHRAFHGLRDRPVALYSAIKSGLASFFPLLGTLVVSQMVVLSIFISFGLFLSLGVGVMEEFWSAYFRAVSAAGLFALLLYLQVMWSLAFAVVVVESKWVFGALIRSWGLVCAMRLGGVVSCLMVLSGALSSILGLFSWLLEVASESTAAAWKSWATAVLLAVTTILQMAVLLYYAVAITIVYCKAAGGGGGEEVSNPMDYVKLDMGDDELVSASVVSVLIPLSKMQALGEALLFKKHMKNQINHLSVQNMEAKYIIQY; this comes from the coding sequence ATGGCAAGCCAAGTACTGAGCACATCTCTGAGCCTAATCAACGCCCACAGCGCCCGCTTCGTAGACCTCTCGGCCATCTTCCTTCTACCCCTTGCTTTCTTCCTATCAACCATCGCCTACCCGGCCTTCCTTGATTTCTACCCCAACCCCTTCTCAGTAAGTCTCACCATTCCCACCATCCCCGACATGACTGTTTTGACCTTCATcaccttccttctttttctcatCTCCTCTCTCTGCGCTGTCGGGTCTGTCACCCACAGGGCATTTCACGGACTCCGTGATCGGCCCGTGGCACTGTACTCGGCGATCAAGTCAGGTCTGGCTTCCTTCTTTCCTCTTCTGGGTACTCTTGTGGTCTCGCAAATGGTGGTCTTGTCGATTTTTATTTCGTTCGGACTATTTCTGTCTCTGGGGGTTGGAGTGATGGAGGAGTTTTGGTCGGCCTATTTCAGGGCCGTCTCCGCGGCAGGCCTCTTTGCACTGCTGCTCTACCTTCAAGTGATGTGGAGCCTGGCATTTGCGGTGGTTGTGGTGGAATCCAAGTGGGTATTTGGCGCCCTGATTCGAAGCTGGGGTTTGGTCTGTGCAATGAGACTCGGAGGCGTTGTGTCGTGTTTGATGGTACTGTCTGGGGCTTTGAGTTCGATTTTGGGTTTATTTAGCTGGCTTTTGGAAGTGGCATCGGAGTCCACGGCCGCGGCTTGGAAGAGTTGGGCAACTGCTGTGCTGTTGGCGGTAACTACGATTTTGCAGATGGCGGTGCTGCTCTACTATGCGGTGGCGATCACCATAGTGTACTGCAAGGCagcaggtggtggtggtggtgaggaAGTTTCTAATCCGATGGATTATGTGAAATTGGATATGGGGGATGATGAGTTAGTTTCTGCTTCTGTtgtatctgttttaattccattAAGTAAGATGCAAGCACTTGGGGAAGCACTTTTATTTAAGAAGCACATGAAGAATCAAATTAATCATCTGTCAGTACAAAACATGGaagcaaaatatataatacaataTTAA
- the LOC137730874 gene encoding uncharacterized protein, which produces MATPSPPLTVFTVLNESKRIVNAHSRHFLALSVLFLLPLAFSSTVYPTIQNLLADRVTDNPKLFLEISTLDAQQRQPIIPAKTLLVALAFSFFAVVFSLCALGSITYSVFHGFYGRPVKLLSAVKSVVSSFLPLLCTALISQILVLLVFILFGLFVFLVVRSAELMGFEMEYYSPYFIGFVAVVVTALFLVLLHLQVNWTLAGVVVVLESKWGFESLTRSATLIKGMRGVALCLLMFFGFFVGVLGFCSWVSALDLKGDTDGWKSWAFVVQIVVTATSLVLLMLYNAAANTVLYMYCRALNGELAMEIAEEFAREYVSLPFDNGKVPHVVSVAYA; this is translated from the coding sequence ATGGCAACCCCATCTCCGCCTCTAACCGTTTTCACAGTCCTCAATGAATCCAAGCGCATAGTCAACGCCCACTCCCGCCACTTCTTAGCCCTCTCagtcctcttcctcctccctcTCGCTTTCTCCTCCACCGTCTACCCCACCATCCAGAACCTTCTCGCCGATCGAGTCACAGACAACCCCAAGCTATTCCTCGAAATCTCAACTTTGGACGCCCAACAGCGCCAACCCATCATCCCCGCCAAAACCCTTCTCGTCGCCCtcgctttctccttctttgcCGTCGTCTTCTCTCTCTGCGCCCTCGGGTCGATCACTTACAGTGTGTTTCACGGATTCTATGGCCGGCCGGTCAAGCTCCTCTCCGCCGTGAAATCCGTCgtctcctccttccttcccctGTTGTGTACTGCTCTAATTTCCCAGATCCTCGTTTTATTGGTTTTTATTCTTTTCGGGCTGTTCGTGTTCTTGGTGGTTCGCAGTGCTGAGCTTATGGGATTTGAAATGGAGTATTATTCGCCTTATTTCATTGGGTTTGTAGCAGTTGTTGTGACTGCTCTGTTTCTGGTTTTGCTCCATCTTCAAGTAAATTGGACACTCGCTGGTGTGGTTGTTGTGCTGGAATCGAAATGGGGGTTTGAATCCTTGACTCGAAGTGCGACTTTGATAAAGGGAATGAGAGGGGTCGCCTTGTGCTTGCTGATGTTTTTCGGGTTTTTCGTGGGGGTTTTGGGGTTCTGCAGTTGGGTTTCGGCATTGGATTTGAAGGGGGATACTGATGGGTGGAAGAGCTGGGCGTTTGTGGTGCAAATTGTGGTGACTGCGACTTCTCTCGTGCTGCTGATGCTCTACAATGCTGCTGCGAATACGGTGTTGTATATGTATTGCAGGGCTTTGAATGGTGAGCTTGCCATGGAAATTGCTGAGGAGTTTGCTAGGGAGTATGTGAGCTTGCCCTTCGACAACGGAAAAGTCCCTCATGTTGTTTCGGTTGCATATGCTTGA
- the LOC137732292 gene encoding uncharacterized protein: protein MEAESSPRMRLDHSKKEGSEEPHLRRFELELSGNDHRFHSMSALEILRETVRILRYNSWGFLAIALLLICPVSALLLSNLVVDQSLVKRLTIRMLLIAKSSGLPLRDFISHSCQKFAEMAISCTMCFPLYITLSLLSKAAMVYSVYCSYSLKKFDASQFYLVMRKIWRRVVSTYVWMCMVVAGCVVLFLVLLLAVCNACSIVGLSPNYIVYAAMVVGLVFSVVFANAVIICNIAIVISVLEDVSGPEALVRSGVLIKGQTQVGLLIFLGSSIGMAFIEGLFEHRVKTLSYGDGSSRIWEGPLLVIMYSFVVLIDSMNSAVFYFSCRSFKMETSLDGESHSVLETVNFSSESVGIQ, encoded by the coding sequence atggaagcTGAAAGTTCACCCAGAATGAGATTGGATCACTCGAAAAAAGAGGGATCCGAAGAACCCCATTTGCGTAGATTCGAGTTAGAACTCTCCGGTAACGATCACAGGTTTCATTCGATGAGTGCTCTGGAAATTTTGAGAGAAACTGTTAGAATTCTCCGGTACAATTCGTGGGGGTTTTTGGCGATTGCCTTGTTGCTAATCTGCCCGGTTTCCGCCCTGCTTTTGTCGAATTTGGTAGTTGATCAGTCACTTGTAAAGAGACTAACCATTAGGATGTTGTTAATTGCAAAGTCCAGTGGACTCCCTTTGAGGGATTTTATCAGTCACTCTTGCCAAAAGTTTGCTGAGATGGCTATTTCGTGTACGATGTGCTTCCCCTTGTACATCACATTGTCGTTGTTGTCAAAAGCCGCGATGGTTTACTCTGTGTATTGTAGTTACTCCCTGAAGAAGTTTGATGCATCACAGTTTTACTTGGTTATGCGCAAGATATGGAGGCGGGTTGTTTCAACTTATGTGTGGATGTGTATGGTGGTAGCTGGTTGCGTCGTCTTGTTTTTGGTTCTTCTTCTTGCTGTGTGCAATGCATGTTCGATAGTAGGGTTGTCGCCGAATTATATTGTGTATGCTGCAATGGTGGTCGGGCTCGTCTTCTCGGTTGTTTTTGCCAATGCCGTTATTATTTGCAACATTGCTATTGTGATCTCTGTGTTGGAGGATGTCTCGGGACCAGAGGCATTGGTTCGGTCTGGGGTTCTGATCAAGGGCCAGACTCAGGTTGGTCTTCTGATATTTCTTGGGTCGAGTATTGGAATGGCATTCATCGAGGGATTGTTTGAGCATAGGGTGAAGACTTTGAGCTACGGAGATGGGTCTTCGCGCATTTGGGAAGGGCCTCTTTTGGTGATCATGTATTCGTTTGTGGTGCTTATCGACTCCATGAACAGCGCGGTTTTCTATTTTAGTTGCAGATCTTTTAAGATGGAAACATCTTTGGATGGTGAATCTCATTCTGTTTTGGAAACGGTTAACTTTTCTTCTGAATCGGTTGGTATTCAATGA